A DNA window from Phycisphaerales bacterium contains the following coding sequences:
- a CDS encoding serine/threonine protein kinase, with protein sequence MTDKDPSAASNVDTLLGRIVVEQGLATSQEVAHCFEVQRQQSDAKEASLADLLLQNNYVTLRQLDRLRREVEAQKSTQQIPGYSIKKKLGAGAMASVYLARQISLDRMVAIKVLPKKYNSNVNFIDRFYKEGRAAAKLNHPNIVQAYDVGKAGEFHYFVMEYVEGGTVYDILTKKGRIPEKDAIDIILQIADALNHAHEKGFVHRDVKPKNIMFTKEGVAKLADMGLARAVSDIEAAKEEEGRAFGTPYYISPEQIRGEVNIGAQADIYSLGAMFYHMVTGQVPFDGENPTAVMHKHLKADLTPPDHVNPKLSAGVSEVIEMMMAKSRRERYHNCRDLIEDLRLIAAGAKPRLAHKEMDLSGLTGGTMIPPDQLEDTGVLAAPQPVVGNGSSPFSHPAVMLLLILLGVSLLGNVVMLIVSMTR encoded by the coding sequence ATGACCGATAAAGATCCCAGCGCGGCGAGCAATGTCGATACGCTGCTGGGGCGGATCGTCGTCGAGCAGGGTCTGGCCACCAGCCAGGAAGTCGCCCACTGCTTCGAGGTGCAGCGGCAGCAGTCCGACGCCAAAGAAGCCTCGCTCGCCGACCTGCTCCTCCAGAACAACTACGTCACGCTGCGCCAACTTGACCGCCTCCGTCGCGAGGTCGAGGCGCAGAAGTCCACCCAGCAGATCCCGGGCTACTCGATCAAGAAGAAGCTGGGCGCGGGCGCGATGGCCAGCGTGTACCTCGCGCGGCAGATCAGCCTCGATCGCATGGTGGCGATCAAGGTGCTGCCCAAGAAGTACAACAGCAACGTCAATTTCATCGACCGCTTCTACAAAGAGGGCCGCGCCGCCGCCAAACTCAACCACCCCAACATCGTGCAAGCGTACGACGTGGGCAAGGCGGGCGAGTTCCACTACTTTGTGATGGAGTACGTCGAGGGCGGCACGGTCTACGACATCCTCACCAAGAAGGGCCGCATCCCCGAGAAGGACGCCATCGACATCATCCTCCAGATCGCCGATGCGCTCAACCACGCGCACGAAAAGGGCTTCGTGCACCGCGACGTCAAGCCCAAGAACATCATGTTCACCAAGGAAGGCGTGGCGAAACTTGCGGACATGGGCCTGGCCCGCGCGGTGTCGGATATCGAAGCGGCCAAGGAGGAAGAGGGCCGCGCCTTCGGCACGCCGTACTACATCAGCCCCGAGCAGATCCGGGGCGAAGTGAACATCGGCGCGCAGGCCGACATCTACTCGCTGGGCGCGATGTTCTACCACATGGTCACGGGGCAGGTGCCCTTCGACGGCGAGAATCCGACGGCGGTGATGCACAAGCACCTCAAGGCCGACCTCACGCCGCCTGATCACGTCAATCCCAAACTCTCCGCCGGCGTGTCGGAAGTCATCGAGATGATGATGGCCAAGAGCCGGCGCGAGCGGTACCACAACTGCCGCGATCTCATCGAGGATCTGCGGCTGATTGCGGCCGGGGCCAAGCCGCGTCTCGCGCACAAGGAGATGGATCTCTCGGGCCTGACGGGCGGGACGATGATTCCGCCGGATCAGCTCGAGGACACGGGCGTGCTCGCCGCCCCGCAGCCCGTGGTGGGCAACGGCTCTTCGCCCTTCAGCCACCCGGCGGTGATGCTGCTTCTGATCCTGCTGGGAGTAAGTCTTCTGGGCAACGTGGTCATGCTGATCGTGAGCATGACGCGCTAG
- the mutY gene encoding A/G-specific adenine glycosylase — protein sequence MNTISARQAKRIAVALEQWFAARQRDLPWRRRTRSIQQRAYRCLVAEYMLHQTQVARVLDYFDRFIARFPDVQSLASAPEQHVLALWQGLGYYRRARNLQAAARLIVDEFAGRVPRDVDSLLRLPGVGRYTAGAIASIAFGEPAPIVDGNVQRVVARWLELGEVLTPRELEHRVWSAAETLVRAAGQPGDFNQALMELGSTICLPRGARCGACPAARWCGARASDRVDLYPPVKQRPEPRTIHAASVIVARRGKVLLSRRPATGLWANMWQCPTLESEQKIEAGTIAAHLHQEHGLSAALDHPAGAFVHQTSHRRVMFEVWLARSVRGRARRAEWVAADKIEAYPLSNAQKRVLEMARGALPCAEHSGRDQTVARA from the coding sequence ATGAACACGATCAGCGCACGGCAGGCGAAACGCATCGCTGTCGCGCTCGAGCAGTGGTTCGCAGCGCGGCAGCGCGATCTGCCGTGGCGACGCCGCACGCGCAGCATTCAACAGCGCGCCTATCGGTGCCTCGTGGCCGAGTACATGCTTCACCAGACACAGGTGGCGCGCGTGCTCGATTACTTCGACCGCTTCATCGCGCGCTTCCCCGATGTGCAGTCGCTCGCATCGGCCCCGGAGCAGCACGTGCTCGCGCTGTGGCAGGGGCTGGGCTACTACCGCCGCGCGCGGAACCTGCAGGCGGCAGCGCGGCTGATCGTCGATGAGTTCGCCGGCCGCGTGCCGCGCGATGTCGATTCGCTGCTGCGGCTGCCCGGCGTGGGGCGCTACACCGCCGGGGCGATTGCGTCGATTGCGTTCGGCGAGCCGGCGCCGATCGTCGATGGCAACGTGCAGCGCGTGGTGGCCCGCTGGCTGGAACTGGGCGAAGTCCTCACGCCGCGCGAACTTGAACACCGGGTGTGGAGCGCCGCCGAGACGCTTGTGCGCGCTGCGGGCCAGCCCGGTGATTTCAACCAGGCGTTGATGGAACTCGGTTCGACCATCTGCCTGCCGCGCGGCGCCCGGTGCGGCGCATGCCCCGCGGCTCGGTGGTGCGGAGCGCGAGCAAGCGACCGCGTGGACCTGTATCCGCCGGTGAAGCAGCGCCCCGAACCGCGCACGATTCACGCCGCGTCGGTCATCGTCGCGCGCCGCGGCAAAGTGCTGCTGAGCCGGCGGCCGGCGACGGGACTGTGGGCGAACATGTGGCAGTGCCCGACGCTCGAGTCCGAGCAGAAGATCGAGGCGGGCACGATAGCTGCACACCTTCATCAGGAGCACGGGTTGAGCGCAGCGCTCGACCACCCCGCGGGCGCGTTTGTGCATCAGACCAGCCATCGCCGCGTGATGTTCGAAGTCTGGCTCGCTCGAAGCGTGCGCGGCCGAGCTCGTCGGGCGGAGTGGGTCGCGGCCGACAAGATCGAGGCGTATCCGCTGTCCAATGCCCAGAAGCGCGTTCTTGAGATGGCCAGGGGCGCGCTCCCCTGCGCCGAGCATTCGGGTCGCGACCAAACAGTCGCGCGAGCATAA
- a CDS encoding ABC transporter ATP-binding protein, producing MTAHAPPLLDVRDLHTHFPVHSGVLQRTTGWVKAVDGVSFTIAPGETLGLVGESGCGKTTVGRTILRLIPATSGQVLYKNRDVLKLSRREMQPLRREMQIIFQDPAGSLNARLRVGRIVGEPIEVHGLARGAELRKQVEQLLDRVGLPSSAADRYPHEFSGGQRQRIGIARALALHPKLIICDEPTSALDVSIQSQILNLLKDLQRDMGLSYLFISHDMAVVQHICDRVAVMFRGRIVEMSDREAIYANPQHPYTQTLLAAVPEPTPRRRRRHTPYVPEDELAPASAPVSA from the coding sequence ATGACTGCCCACGCGCCGCCTCTGCTCGACGTCCGCGACCTGCACACCCACTTCCCCGTGCACAGCGGCGTGCTGCAGCGCACGACCGGCTGGGTCAAAGCCGTGGACGGCGTGTCATTCACCATCGCGCCCGGCGAGACGCTGGGGCTGGTGGGCGAGTCCGGCTGCGGCAAGACCACCGTCGGCCGGACCATCCTCCGCCTCATTCCTGCCACCAGCGGCCAGGTCCTCTACAAGAACCGCGACGTGCTCAAACTCAGCCGCCGCGAGATGCAGCCGCTGCGCCGCGAGATGCAGATCATCTTCCAGGATCCGGCCGGGTCGCTCAATGCCCGGCTGCGCGTCGGCCGCATCGTGGGCGAGCCCATCGAAGTGCACGGCCTGGCCCGCGGCGCCGAACTGCGCAAGCAGGTCGAGCAGCTGCTCGACCGCGTCGGCCTGCCGAGCAGCGCCGCTGACCGCTATCCGCACGAGTTCTCCGGCGGTCAGCGGCAGCGCATCGGCATCGCGCGGGCCCTGGCCCTGCATCCCAAACTCATCATCTGCGACGAGCCGACTTCGGCTCTGGACGTCTCTATCCAGAGCCAGATTCTCAACCTGCTCAAGGACCTGCAGCGCGACATGGGCCTGTCGTACCTGTTCATCAGCCACGACATGGCCGTCGTGCAGCACATCTGCGATCGCGTGGCAGTGATGTTCCGCGGCCGGATCGTCGAAATGAGCGACCGCGAGGCCATCTACGCGAACCCCCAGCACCCCTACACGCAGACGCTGCTCGCGGCCGTGCCCGAGCCCACGCCGCGCCGCCGCCGCCGGCACACGCCGTACGTGCCCGAAGATGAATTGGCGCCCGCGTCGGCGCCGGTCAGCGCCTGA
- the ndk gene encoding nucleoside-diphosphate kinase, with protein sequence METSLIILKPDAVQRGLMGRIITRFEDKGLQIVGARLMKISPELAAQHYKDHVGKGFYDGLVRFMTSSPVLVLAVRGVGAIAMCRKMMGATFGSKAEPGTIRGDFGVSNSFNLIHGSDSPEAAERELALFFGAGEVHDWKRAVEPWVYDLSGGKAE encoded by the coding sequence ATGGAAACGTCGTTAATCATCCTCAAGCCTGATGCCGTCCAGCGCGGCCTCATGGGTCGAATCATCACCCGCTTCGAAGACAAGGGCCTGCAGATCGTCGGCGCCCGCCTGATGAAGATCTCGCCCGAACTGGCCGCCCAGCACTACAAGGACCACGTCGGCAAGGGCTTCTACGACGGACTGGTGCGCTTCATGACCTCCTCGCCCGTGCTCGTGCTCGCGGTGCGCGGCGTGGGGGCGATCGCCATGTGTCGAAAGATGATGGGCGCGACCTTCGGCTCCAAGGCCGAGCCGGGCACCATCCGCGGCGACTTCGGCGTGTCCAATTCGTTCAATCTCATCCACGGCTCGGACAGCCCCGAGGCCGCCGAGCGCGAGCTGGCGCTCTTCTTCGGCGCCGGCGAGGTGCACGACTGGAAGCGCGCCGTCGAGCCGTGGGTCTACGACCTCAGCGGCGGCAAGGCGGAATAA
- a CDS encoding M20/M25/M40 family metallo-hydrolase encodes MIDARTRRQHLRWALQLTSIPTAAAREHRVINWINDWLGDRPNLTLRRDKAGNMLISRKGARRGGRPLLITAHLDHPAFVIKKVRDSRTLQAEFRGGVRPPYFRKAKVLVYDASDAAHRGTVIEHGKGKLFDEVVIRLNEATDAVQVDDLATWDLKPARVRKGLIEAPACDDLMGVAAALSAMDVLRQSRGAGDVRVLLTRSEEIGFIGAIAASQSGLIPRRAKVIALENSRSFADSPIGGGPILRVGDRISIFHHGLAFETARVAMEMEKRRGGFKWQRRLMPGGACEATTFQAYGYEAICLCLPLGNYHNMANLAEVIEGKKGAKALIAAEFVSQADYHGLVDWLVECGRVLTGPARRGRTDADGAAAIRQMMEKIERTKGYVLREGAALI; translated from the coding sequence ATGATTGACGCTCGAACTCGGCGGCAGCATCTTCGGTGGGCATTGCAGCTCACCAGCATTCCCACGGCGGCGGCGCGCGAGCATCGCGTCATCAACTGGATCAACGACTGGCTCGGGGACCGGCCCAATCTCACGCTCCGCCGCGACAAGGCCGGCAACATGCTCATCAGCCGCAAGGGCGCCCGGCGCGGCGGGCGGCCGCTGCTGATCACGGCCCATCTCGATCACCCCGCGTTTGTCATCAAGAAGGTGCGCGACAGCCGCACGCTGCAAGCCGAGTTTCGCGGCGGCGTGCGGCCGCCGTACTTCCGCAAGGCCAAGGTGCTCGTCTACGACGCAAGCGACGCGGCCCATCGCGGCACGGTGATTGAACACGGCAAAGGAAAGCTCTTCGACGAAGTCGTCATCCGCCTGAACGAGGCGACCGATGCGGTGCAGGTCGACGACCTCGCCACGTGGGACCTCAAACCCGCGCGGGTGCGCAAGGGCCTCATCGAGGCGCCGGCGTGCGACGATCTGATGGGCGTGGCGGCGGCGCTCTCGGCCATGGACGTGCTGCGCCAGAGCCGCGGCGCCGGCGACGTGCGGGTGCTGCTGACTCGATCAGAAGAGATCGGCTTCATCGGCGCGATCGCGGCATCGCAGAGCGGGCTCATCCCCAGGCGGGCCAAGGTGATTGCGCTGGAGAACTCTCGGAGCTTTGCCGACAGCCCCATCGGCGGCGGGCCGATCCTGCGGGTGGGCGATCGGATCAGCATCTTTCACCACGGCCTGGCGTTTGAGACGGCGCGGGTGGCGATGGAGATGGAGAAGCGCCGCGGCGGTTTCAAGTGGCAGCGGAGGCTCATGCCCGGCGGCGCCTGCGAGGCGACGACGTTTCAGGCCTACGGGTATGAGGCCATCTGCCTGTGCCTGCCGCTTGGCAACTACCACAACATGGCCAACCTTGCCGAGGTCATCGAGGGGAAAAAAGGCGCCAAAGCCCTGATCGCAGCGGAGTTTGTGAGCCAGGCGGATTATCATGGGCTGGTCGACTGGCTCGTGGAGTGTGGCCGGGTGCTCACCGGGCCGGCCCGGCGCGGGCGGACGGATGCCGACGGAGCGGCTGCAATTCGCCAGATGATGGAAAAGATTGAACGGACCAAGGGTTATGTGCTCAGGGAGGGAGCGGCCCTGATCTAG
- a CDS encoding MATE family efflux transporter, producing the protein MASYTTMQFIDAAMVSRLGPLELAAQGNGGLITFVPLSFLMGVLTMVNTYVSQNLGAERPREAPRYAWAAMWMSLVAWLLLLPYGLSLPPIFTKMDHSPELIALESGYGQIMVYGCFAMLMSRGLSHFFYGLHRPKVIFVATVIGNATNIFGNWVLIFGHLGAPRLGVNGAALATVLGTAVELLIPLALFLGPKLNAELGTRGAWRPHLRTMRELWRVGWPRSLTFGNEMLCWAVFMTYLIGTFGEAHNTAGWIVLRYMHLSFMPAVGISVAVTAMVGRYIGAGKPDIANQRAWLGVRMAVAYMGLCALAFVIFRHPLANFLIKQDDPAAEEILAIASQLLICAAVFQVFDAMAISLSGALSGAGDTVWTGIVTMITSWTLIVGGGFAMVLWAPQLKSLGPWLGASAYIILLGLAFVWRWRSGYWRTIKLLDSAPADALAEIDPASGPLADRVMASTAPTIGGERKQPEPAPAPAAAP; encoded by the coding sequence ATGGCCAGTTACACGACGATGCAGTTCATCGACGCGGCGATGGTCAGCCGGCTCGGTCCGCTCGAACTGGCGGCGCAGGGCAACGGCGGGCTGATCACCTTCGTGCCGCTCTCGTTTCTGATGGGCGTGCTCACGATGGTGAACACCTACGTGAGCCAGAACCTCGGCGCCGAGCGGCCGCGCGAAGCGCCGCGTTACGCCTGGGCCGCCATGTGGATGAGCCTCGTCGCGTGGCTGCTGCTGCTGCCCTACGGCCTGTCGCTGCCCCCCATCTTCACGAAGATGGACCACTCGCCCGAACTCATTGCGCTCGAATCCGGCTACGGCCAGATTATGGTCTACGGCTGCTTCGCCATGCTCATGAGCCGCGGACTGAGCCACTTCTTCTACGGCCTGCACCGGCCCAAGGTCATCTTCGTCGCCACCGTCATCGGCAACGCGACCAACATCTTCGGCAACTGGGTGCTCATCTTCGGCCACCTCGGCGCGCCGCGGCTGGGCGTGAACGGCGCGGCGCTGGCCACCGTGCTGGGCACGGCCGTCGAACTGCTCATTCCGCTGGCGCTGTTCCTGGGCCCGAAGTTGAACGCCGAACTCGGCACGCGCGGCGCCTGGAGGCCACACCTGCGGACCATGCGTGAACTGTGGCGCGTCGGCTGGCCGCGCAGCCTCACGTTCGGCAACGAGATGCTCTGCTGGGCCGTGTTCATGACGTACCTCATTGGAACATTCGGCGAGGCGCACAACACCGCCGGCTGGATCGTGCTGCGCTACATGCACCTGAGTTTCATGCCCGCCGTGGGCATTTCGGTGGCCGTCACGGCGATGGTCGGGCGCTACATCGGCGCCGGCAAGCCGGATATCGCCAACCAGCGAGCCTGGCTGGGCGTGCGCATGGCCGTGGCGTACATGGGCCTGTGCGCGCTGGCGTTTGTCATCTTCCGCCACCCGCTGGCGAACTTCCTCATTAAGCAGGATGACCCGGCGGCGGAAGAGATTCTGGCCATCGCTTCGCAACTGCTCATCTGCGCCGCGGTGTTCCAGGTCTTCGACGCCATGGCCATCTCGCTCTCGGGCGCTTTGAGCGGGGCGGGCGACACGGTGTGGACCGGCATCGTCACGATGATCACTTCGTGGACGCTCATCGTCGGCGGCGGGTTTGCGATGGTGCTCTGGGCGCCGCAGCTCAAGTCGCTCGGGCCGTGGCTGGGCGCTTCGGCCTACATCATCCTGCTCGGCCTCGCCTTCGTGTGGCGCTGGCGCAGCGGGTACTGGCGGACAATCAAACTCCTCGACAGCGCCCCGGCCGATGCGCTGGCGGAGATCGACCCCGCAAGCGGTCCGCTGGCCGATCGCGTCATGGCCTCGACAGCGCCGACCATCGGCGGCGAACGGAAGCAGCCGGAGCCGGCGCCGGCGCCGGCCGCGGCGCCATGA